From one Bacteriovorax sp. BAL6_X genomic stretch:
- the panB gene encoding 3-methyl-2-oxobutanoate hydroxymethyltransferase, with translation MGMKKLTTRKIRKSKLSETRKSLQVLTCYDYQTAQMLNETELDMILVGDSLGNVVLGYDTTVQVSLTEMAIFGAAVRRGAPNKFVIVDMPFGTYTNFDMALENATKLFQDTQAEALKLEGAYPHQLDIIKRLTQSGIPVMGHIGLTPQSVHEQGGYYTHGKDDSDKARLLAEAKLLEEAGCFSIVLECVTDEIATIITRELSIPTIGIGAGKNTDGQVLVINDLLKMGPGKYPNFCTPIANFFDQKLKLISEYIQKNKNMDITEDANLHH, from the coding sequence ATGGGAATGAAGAAGCTAACAACTCGAAAAATTAGAAAATCAAAACTTTCTGAAACAAGAAAGTCTCTTCAAGTTCTTACTTGCTATGATTATCAAACAGCTCAAATGTTAAACGAGACAGAGCTTGACATGATCCTTGTTGGTGACAGCCTCGGTAATGTTGTTCTTGGCTACGATACGACAGTTCAAGTTAGCCTGACAGAGATGGCCATTTTTGGAGCGGCAGTAAGAAGAGGTGCTCCAAATAAATTTGTTATTGTTGATATGCCTTTTGGAACTTATACAAATTTTGACATGGCCCTTGAGAATGCGACGAAACTCTTTCAAGACACTCAAGCTGAAGCACTTAAGCTTGAAGGAGCCTATCCTCACCAACTCGATATTATCAAAAGATTAACTCAATCTGGTATTCCCGTTATGGGACATATTGGCCTGACTCCTCAAAGTGTTCATGAACAAGGTGGTTACTACACTCATGGCAAAGATGACTCAGATAAGGCAAGACTATTAGCAGAAGCAAAGCTTTTAGAAGAGGCCGGGTGTTTTTCTATTGTTTTAGAATGCGTTACTGATGAGATTGCCACAATCATAACAAGAGAGCTTTCAATTCCAACGATTGGAATTGGTGCAGGAAAGAACACTGATGGACAAGTTCTAGTTATTAATGACCTACTGAAAATGGGACCAGGAAAATATCCAAATTTCTGTACTCCTATTGCTAACTTCTTTGATCAAAAACTTAAGCTCATTAGTGAATATATTCAAAAGAATAAGAACATGGATATTACAGAAGATGCAAACCTACACCATTGA
- the lpxK gene encoding tetraacyldisaccharide 4'-kinase, which yields MNNINIKLINFFSVALTPISFLWEWIYRLRRFAFKMGILKSSSFEVPIISIGNLSLGGTGKTPFTLWIGNYLNDILNKKTMVLTRGYKGELEKSSGIIKTGKKISENPFVFGDEALVLSRNLKNASVVVGADRSDNLRRYYEEEKADVVLLDDGFQHLKINRNLNIVLFDSLLPMSKYHCPPRGYLREGVSALKEADIVLFGRADLVSEEKLESLESYILDNCKANTPSGFFKYAPSAIKNLLHEEDYALTDLKGKSVICVSGLASPEAFLKLVKQLDANIVDDFNFPDHHLYKVSELDGLVELAQEKDAIILTTEKDIVKMKRCSSSDKIHYLQIGIEFIKGEQFVKDRINSVVRG from the coding sequence ATGAATAATATTAATATAAAACTCATTAACTTTTTTTCTGTGGCCTTAACTCCAATTAGTTTTTTGTGGGAGTGGATTTATCGCTTAAGAAGATTTGCTTTTAAGATGGGTATTTTAAAATCATCATCATTTGAAGTTCCTATCATTAGTATTGGAAACCTCTCTCTTGGTGGAACTGGTAAGACTCCTTTTACTCTTTGGATCGGAAATTATTTAAATGACATTCTAAATAAAAAAACGATGGTCTTAACAAGAGGTTACAAAGGTGAACTTGAGAAATCGAGTGGAATAATTAAAACAGGTAAGAAAATCAGCGAGAATCCTTTTGTCTTTGGTGATGAGGCCCTAGTTTTGAGCCGTAACTTGAAAAATGCAAGTGTTGTTGTAGGTGCAGACCGAAGTGACAATCTAAGAAGATATTATGAGGAAGAAAAGGCCGATGTTGTCCTCCTAGACGATGGCTTTCAACACTTAAAGATCAATCGCAATTTGAATATTGTTCTTTTCGACTCACTACTTCCAATGTCAAAATATCATTGTCCACCAAGAGGATACCTGAGAGAAGGTGTAAGTGCATTAAAAGAAGCTGATATCGTTTTATTCGGTAGGGCCGATCTCGTTAGCGAAGAAAAACTAGAATCTCTAGAGTCATATATTTTAGATAATTGTAAAGCAAATACACCAAGTGGCTTTTTTAAATATGCACCAAGTGCAATTAAGAATCTTCTTCACGAAGAAGATTATGCTTTAACTGACCTAAAGGGCAAAAGTGTAATCTGTGTTTCCGGACTTGCTTCTCCTGAAGCATTCTTAAAATTAGTTAAGCAACTCGATGCAAATATAGTTGACGATTTTAATTTTCCTGACCATCACCTCTATAAAGTTAGTGAGTTAGATGGACTTGTCGAATTAGCACAAGAAAAGGATGCCATCATTCTTACAACTGAGAAAGATATTGTTAAAATGAAGAGGTGCTCAAGTAGTGATAAAATTCACTACCTACAAATTGGTATCGAATTTATAAAAGGCGAACAATTTGTAAAAGATAGAATCAATTCGGTTGTTAGAGGTTAG
- a CDS encoding DUF3108 domain-containing protein, whose product MKNIFSLSLIALLLFGCAGALMKSDSDDVDLVEIFSSEESETLDKFKTTDSELEKPTAPPISSSIEEKRIGRVEKAKEKVVKAKPVVKETPKVKVNPQESEDYPKVFLNFDKESQKYWDSYRPIFFEGEEFKYEISWSIFKAGIATISTQPMAKIGEKEVLHVNALLESAEYFEGIYKLKDTLDVYVDADKGKFSSLKYEMKQRESGQIVDDLQLFDHDELKTYFFYNRLKKGKTKKVKKVEYLPRYFTDSFSALYFIRGIPMKIGTSFDFPIITRGKAWLLKATVDDIENITVMEKSYKAYKITAQTEFPGVLKKSGDINFWISTDESRTVLKFSAKVKIGTVKGELISHKAGKDTGK is encoded by the coding sequence GTGAAAAATATTTTTTCTTTAAGTCTTATTGCTTTACTTCTTTTCGGTTGTGCTGGTGCGCTTATGAAAAGTGATAGTGATGATGTGGACCTTGTGGAGATCTTCTCTTCTGAAGAAAGTGAGACCCTTGATAAATTTAAAACTACCGATTCTGAATTGGAAAAACCCACAGCTCCTCCAATTTCTTCTTCTATTGAAGAGAAAAGAATAGGTAGAGTTGAGAAGGCAAAAGAAAAAGTCGTTAAAGCTAAGCCTGTAGTTAAAGAGACTCCAAAGGTAAAAGTAAACCCTCAAGAAAGTGAAGACTATCCGAAAGTTTTTTTAAATTTTGATAAAGAATCACAAAAATATTGGGACTCTTACAGACCTATATTTTTTGAAGGTGAAGAATTTAAGTATGAAATTAGTTGGTCGATCTTTAAGGCGGGGATCGCAACAATCAGTACTCAACCAATGGCAAAAATTGGAGAAAAAGAAGTTCTTCATGTTAATGCGCTCTTAGAATCTGCTGAATATTTTGAAGGAATTTATAAACTTAAAGATACTTTAGACGTGTATGTTGACGCTGATAAGGGGAAGTTTTCTTCTTTAAAATATGAGATGAAGCAACGGGAGTCTGGCCAAATCGTCGATGATCTTCAGCTATTTGATCACGATGAATTAAAGACGTACTTTTTCTATAATCGATTAAAGAAAGGGAAGACTAAGAAAGTAAAAAAGGTTGAATATCTACCGCGTTACTTTACTGATTCTTTTTCGGCCCTTTATTTTATTCGAGGTATTCCTATGAAGATTGGAACAAGTTTTGATTTTCCAATCATTACAAGAGGTAAGGCTTGGCTTCTTAAGGCCACTGTTGATGATATCGAAAATATTACAGTCATGGAGAAGTCGTATAAGGCCTATAAGATTACGGCTCAAACAGAATTCCCTGGTGTATTAAAGAAGTCGGGCGATATTAATTTTTGGATATCAACCGATGAAAGTAGAACTGTACTTAAGTTCTCTGCAAAGGTTAAAATTGGAACAGTTAAAGGGGAGTTAATTTCTCACAAAGCGGGAAAGGATACTGGTAAGTAA
- a CDS encoding prepilin-type N-terminal cleavage/methylation domain-containing protein, with the protein MHRLTKNNSGFTLLEIVMAAGLLAVIALGFARFMKTQMKSTKTAINQTELNNYASAIKAYMGKPGTCKRSLAKLGKLENDLILDEIVRADGKAKYTIGDKINSTNFILSSMYITNFYVNKVEGQDFHRAELKLNLELSRMNDNAYGGKTIIKRFEVDLFVNDSNRVEDCGVLGGLYLPKIPFMNTSSSSSETASSNSTSGSNSDSSKETSSAEQESVKNELSTKSDYNKAFEASVNEAAQKTGQSITQEDINKAVDNNPELKKAMESLKSLQESTKKMEELLNEEF; encoded by the coding sequence ATGCATAGATTAACAAAAAATAACTCTGGTTTTACCCTGCTTGAAATTGTTATGGCCGCAGGACTCTTGGCCGTAATTGCACTTGGGTTCGCACGTTTCATGAAGACTCAGATGAAGTCGACAAAAACAGCAATTAATCAAACAGAGTTAAATAATTATGCCAGTGCTATTAAGGCCTATATGGGAAAGCCAGGAACCTGTAAGAGGTCTTTAGCTAAGCTAGGAAAGTTAGAGAATGATCTTATTTTGGATGAGATTGTAAGGGCTGATGGTAAGGCCAAGTACACAATAGGGGATAAGATCAACTCAACGAACTTCATTCTTTCTTCAATGTACATTACAAACTTCTATGTGAATAAAGTTGAGGGCCAGGATTTCCATCGTGCGGAGCTTAAGTTAAATCTTGAACTAAGTCGTATGAACGATAATGCATATGGTGGTAAGACTATTATTAAGCGCTTTGAGGTTGACCTCTTTGTTAATGATTCAAATCGTGTTGAAGACTGTGGAGTTCTTGGAGGTTTATATCTTCCTAAGATTCCTTTTATGAATACTTCTTCAAGCTCTTCTGAAACAGCTAGCTCAAATTCCACTTCTGGATCTAATAGTGATAGTTCTAAAGAGACCAGCTCAGCTGAGCAAGAGTCCGTAAAAAATGAATTGTCGACGAAGAGTGATTACAATAAAGCTTTTGAAGCCTCAGTTAATGAGGCCGCTCAAAAAACAGGGCAGTCTATAACACAAGAAGATATTAACAAGGCCGTGGATAATAATCCTGAGCTAAAAAAGGCAATGGAATCTCTTAAGTCTCTACAAGAGAGTACTAAGAAGATGGAAGAACTTCTAAATGAAGAATTTTAA
- a CDS encoding 30S ribosomal protein S1 — translation MTDLNNLKQSWMQGYEVVLGEDVETRDETEFSKLLDSTETPTFTEGEVFKGKIVNISPDYVLVDIGYKQEGLVPKREFTNYDGSLKVALGDEIEVYLDKLESHLGNLVLSMDKAQILKAWDKISEACEDGTPVTGTVVAKVKGGLSVDIGVKAFLPGSQIDVRPTRNLDKFIGKKMEFKVIKFNKKRGNIVLSRRAILQEERGKLRGEVLSQIEEGMVVKGIVKNITDYGAFIDLGGIDGLLHITDMSWGRVKHPSNILTLGDEIEVKILKFDKEKERVSLGLKQVQENPWEAAHEKYVAGTKVKGEIVSVKDYGIFIELDDGIEGLIHVSEMSWTNSIKNPTKHFTVGEIVEAQVLEVDVENKRISLGIKQLQENPWDALEAKFPVGSKVTGKVKSIVEFGIFVDLGEEVDALIHVSDFSWTKKNINLNDEYKVGDEIEAAVVSVDKENQKFCLGVKQLKEDPWKKIETRLPVGTIVEAQIVRVTDFGAFVELETGIEGLVHISELSEDRVEKPEDVVKKGDVVKAMVISLDKDAKKIALSMKSALNSDTQGMQQEVVKSATLGDVLKGFNLGKE, via the coding sequence ATGACAGATTTAAACAATCTAAAACAATCTTGGATGCAAGGTTACGAAGTTGTTCTTGGCGAAGACGTTGAGACAAGAGATGAAACAGAGTTTTCGAAGCTATTAGATTCGACAGAAACTCCAACATTTACAGAAGGTGAAGTTTTCAAAGGTAAAATTGTAAACATCTCACCTGATTATGTACTTGTTGACATTGGATACAAGCAAGAAGGTCTTGTTCCAAAAAGAGAATTCACTAACTACGATGGTTCTCTAAAAGTTGCACTTGGTGACGAAATTGAAGTTTATCTTGATAAACTAGAGTCTCACCTAGGTAACCTAGTTCTTTCAATGGACAAAGCACAAATCCTTAAAGCTTGGGATAAAATTTCTGAAGCATGTGAAGACGGTACTCCAGTTACTGGTACAGTTGTAGCAAAAGTTAAGGGTGGTCTTTCTGTTGATATCGGTGTTAAGGCTTTCTTACCTGGTTCACAAATTGATGTTAGACCAACTAGAAACCTTGATAAATTCATCGGTAAAAAGATGGAATTCAAAGTTATCAAATTCAACAAGAAACGTGGGAACATCGTTCTTTCTAGAAGAGCTATTCTTCAAGAAGAAAGAGGTAAACTACGTGGTGAAGTTCTTTCTCAAATTGAAGAAGGAATGGTTGTTAAAGGTATCGTTAAAAACATCACTGATTACGGTGCATTCATCGATCTAGGTGGAATTGACGGTCTTCTACACATCACTGATATGTCATGGGGACGTGTTAAGCACCCATCAAATATCCTTACTCTTGGTGACGAAATCGAAGTTAAGATTCTTAAGTTTGATAAAGAAAAAGAAAGAGTATCTCTTGGTCTTAAGCAAGTTCAAGAAAATCCTTGGGAAGCTGCACACGAGAAGTATGTTGCTGGTACAAAAGTTAAAGGTGAAATCGTATCTGTTAAAGATTACGGTATCTTCATTGAACTTGATGACGGAATCGAAGGTCTAATCCACGTTTCTGAAATGTCTTGGACAAACTCTATCAAGAACCCAACTAAGCACTTCACTGTAGGTGAGATCGTTGAAGCTCAAGTACTAGAAGTTGACGTAGAAAACAAGAGAATCTCTCTTGGGATCAAGCAACTTCAAGAAAACCCATGGGATGCTCTAGAAGCTAAGTTCCCTGTAGGTTCAAAAGTTACTGGTAAAGTTAAATCAATCGTTGAATTTGGTATCTTCGTTGACCTTGGTGAAGAAGTTGATGCTCTAATTCACGTATCTGATTTCTCTTGGACTAAGAAAAATATCAACCTAAACGACGAATACAAAGTTGGTGACGAGATTGAAGCTGCTGTAGTTTCAGTTGATAAAGAAAACCAAAAATTCTGTCTAGGTGTTAAACAACTTAAAGAAGATCCTTGGAAGAAAATTGAAACAAGACTTCCAGTTGGTACAATCGTTGAAGCTCAGATCGTTAGAGTAACTGATTTTGGTGCTTTCGTTGAACTTGAAACTGGTATTGAAGGTCTAGTTCACATTTCTGAACTATCTGAAGATAGAGTTGAGAAGCCAGAAGACGTAGTTAAGAAAGGTGACGTAGTTAAAGCTATGGTTATCTCTCTAGATAAAGACGCGAAGAAAATCGCTCTTTCTATGAAGTCTGCTCTAAACTCTGATACTCAGGGAATGCAACAAGAAGTAGTTAAGTCTGCAACTCTTGGTGATGTTCTTAAGGGCTTCAACCTAGGTAAAGAATAG
- the hflX gene encoding GTPase HflX, with the protein MLDNEFFISREAKASLVSLVCPKFKEHATEKDTLRSLGELRELMRTLDIETGEQYIQNKKTVDPGTILGTGKLEEIAMDAKAEGSTLLVFDCELTSSQIRNIKKLTGMSVVDRCHIILEIFSEHARTKEARIQIEISRLQYILPRLAGFWSHLGRQKGGIGVRGGEGEQQIELDRRIIRERIEFYKKELKEVEKSRIEQKKKRSKKAITTALVGYTNAGKSSLMNRLCRVNVLEEDKLFATLDSTFRMLNPDTKPPMILIDTVGFLSNLPNTLIDGFKTTLESALEADLLIIACDISDPNYEKHLEVTNNVLDELGLSDKERFIVFNKKDKLNDKITETIIKRKHPNCFVISSFNTEEIDELREYIVNFFLEKQNNYDLFIPYDAGAAHSIVVSKTNVIRTSNHEKGIYYQVRVPDFIYNPLGLQKFELGPHDPLLDEV; encoded by the coding sequence ATGCTTGATAATGAATTTTTTATTTCACGTGAGGCAAAGGCCTCTCTCGTCTCATTAGTTTGTCCAAAGTTCAAAGAACACGCGACAGAAAAAGACACTCTCCGCTCACTTGGTGAACTAAGAGAACTAATGCGTACACTCGATATTGAAACTGGTGAGCAGTATATTCAAAATAAGAAGACTGTTGATCCGGGAACAATCCTTGGTACAGGTAAACTTGAAGAAATCGCAATGGATGCAAAGGCAGAAGGCTCAACCCTACTGGTTTTTGACTGTGAATTAACCTCGTCTCAAATTAGAAATATTAAGAAGCTAACTGGAATGTCTGTAGTTGATCGTTGCCATATTATTCTTGAGATCTTCTCTGAACATGCACGAACAAAAGAAGCACGTATTCAAATTGAAATCTCGCGTCTGCAATATATTCTTCCACGTCTTGCTGGTTTCTGGTCTCACCTTGGCCGTCAAAAAGGTGGTATTGGTGTTCGCGGTGGTGAGGGAGAGCAACAAATTGAGCTTGACCGTCGTATCATTCGCGAACGTATTGAGTTCTATAAGAAAGAACTTAAAGAAGTTGAAAAGTCTCGTATTGAACAAAAGAAGAAACGTTCAAAGAAGGCAATTACAACGGCACTTGTTGGCTATACAAATGCTGGAAAGTCCTCTCTTATGAATCGTCTTTGCCGAGTCAATGTACTTGAAGAAGATAAGTTATTTGCAACTCTTGATTCAACGTTTAGGATGCTAAACCCAGACACAAAACCGCCAATGATTCTCATTGATACAGTAGGTTTCTTATCTAACCTTCCAAACACTCTAATTGATGGTTTCAAGACAACTCTTGAGTCGGCCCTTGAAGCAGACCTTCTAATCATTGCTTGTGATATCAGTGACCCTAATTACGAAAAGCACCTTGAAGTTACGAATAACGTACTTGATGAACTTGGCTTAAGTGATAAAGAGCGTTTCATCGTTTTTAATAAGAAAGATAAATTAAATGATAAAATCACTGAAACGATTATTAAGAGAAAGCATCCAAATTGTTTTGTGATCTCAAGCTTTAATACTGAGGAGATCGATGAGTTACGTGAATATATCGTTAACTTCTTCCTTGAAAAGCAAAATAATTATGATCTCTTTATTCCATATGATGCAGGAGCGGCCCATTCAATCGTCGTTTCAAAAACTAACGTTATTAGAACTAGTAATCACGAAAAAGGGATCTACTATCAGGTAAGAGTACCTGACTTTATTTATAACCCATTAGGGTTACAAAAATTCGAGTTAGGACCTCATGATCCCCTTCTAGACGAAGTCTAA
- the coaBC gene encoding bifunctional phosphopantothenoylcysteine decarboxylase/phosphopantothenate--cysteine ligase CoaBC, with product MKILVGVCGSVSAYKSIEFVRGLVKKGHEVKVILTGGAIKFVQADLYTYLGAAEVYSAQSDFSASVETKSVLHIELAKWADLLHIYPASANTIANLAMGKADDLLSSIFLAGWDKFQTVIYPAMNTSMWTNPITQENIDLLERLNKQSNIFIYPPASGELACGDVGAGKIPAVEEVLANFDAINPSINESSKHVVITAGATVAPIDPVRFVTNPSSGKTGYEIAKESLRLGYKTTILLGQNSCPEFKYLRSLPGTKIISVRTTDEMYEAVLGLENQFDTYISTAAISDLKFKTAESKLKKEALSSSLEFEKAQDILAHVVANKSAHQTIIGFAAETDLSKDILESKYNRKPTKLLVGTHVNSGLCKTERKGFGNNEANYTILNDGEIAFTGELSKIELAKEIFKRIKA from the coding sequence ATGAAAATATTAGTAGGTGTATGTGGCTCAGTTTCTGCTTACAAGTCAATTGAGTTTGTAAGAGGACTGGTTAAAAAAGGTCACGAGGTAAAAGTTATCTTAACAGGCGGAGCAATTAAATTTGTTCAGGCAGACCTCTACACTTACCTTGGTGCGGCCGAAGTTTACAGCGCTCAGTCTGATTTTAGCGCCAGCGTGGAAACGAAATCAGTACTTCATATAGAATTGGCAAAGTGGGCGGACTTACTTCATATCTACCCTGCCAGTGCCAATACTATTGCAAACCTTGCCATGGGCAAAGCAGACGATCTACTATCTTCAATTTTCCTGGCCGGCTGGGATAAATTTCAAACGGTAATTTATCCGGCAATGAATACGTCGATGTGGACTAATCCAATCACGCAAGAAAATATCGATCTATTAGAAAGACTAAATAAACAAAGCAATATCTTTATTTATCCACCAGCTTCAGGTGAGCTTGCATGTGGCGATGTCGGTGCAGGAAAGATTCCAGCAGTTGAAGAGGTCTTAGCAAATTTTGATGCTATAAATCCTTCAATTAATGAATCTTCAAAACACGTGGTCATTACAGCTGGAGCAACAGTTGCACCAATTGATCCAGTTCGTTTTGTGACAAATCCCTCCTCTGGAAAAACAGGATATGAGATTGCGAAAGAGTCCCTTCGCCTAGGTTATAAAACCACCATTTTACTGGGGCAAAACTCATGTCCAGAGTTTAAGTACCTAAGAAGTCTTCCAGGAACTAAGATTATCTCTGTTCGAACGACAGATGAAATGTATGAAGCAGTTCTTGGTCTTGAAAATCAATTTGATACTTATATCTCAACGGCGGCCATTAGTGATCTTAAGTTTAAAACAGCTGAATCTAAGCTTAAGAAAGAGGCCCTTTCTTCAAGCCTTGAGTTTGAAAAGGCACAAGATATTCTTGCACATGTTGTTGCCAATAAATCCGCTCACCAAACGATCATTGGATTTGCGGCGGAAACAGACCTTTCAAAAGATATTTTAGAATCAAAGTATAATCGCAAGCCAACAAAGCTCTTAGTGGGTACACATGTAAATAGTGGCCTATGTAAAACTGAGCGAAAAGGCTTCGGAAATAATGAAGCTAACTACACAATCCTTAACGATGGTGAAATTGCCTTTACTGGCGAGCTATCAAAAATCGAGTTAGCAAAAGAAATATTTAAAAGGATTAAAGCTTGA
- a CDS encoding peptidylprolyl isomerase has product MSKIRCAHILVDQEYEAKDLLKKIEEGKTFEELAKDFSNCPSGQQGGDLGEFGKGMMVAPFEKAAFALEVGELSPIVRTQFGYHLIKRIS; this is encoded by the coding sequence ATGTCTAAAATTCGTTGTGCTCATATACTTGTTGATCAAGAGTATGAAGCGAAAGATTTATTAAAGAAAATAGAAGAAGGGAAAACTTTTGAAGAGCTTGCAAAAGACTTTTCAAATTGTCCTTCTGGTCAGCAAGGTGGAGATCTTGGTGAATTTGGTAAGGGGATGATGGTGGCACCATTTGAAAAAGCTGCTTTCGCTCTTGAGGTTGGAGAGCTTTCGCCAATTGTTCGTACACAATTTGGTTACCATCTAATTAAGAGAATCTCTTAA
- a CDS encoding type III pantothenate kinase, translating to MQTYTIDSGNTFLKIGVFQNNVLTDVKKLSIQNFDFIFKENSSVIYSNVSKEITSLLPRNAKNANDLITDFQTFYDQNKLGIDRKVISYYLQKKFPNEKLLLVDTGSFITLDEIDHGKHLGGPIFLGLGNYLRSYPEFSANLPLLREIDLTEMTNTQQAISHAYAAYVDMITSQLKKYNQHRIILTGGDSQKLKDCGEIQNNLIHQALFSLQNSF from the coding sequence ATGCAAACCTACACCATTGATAGTGGTAACACTTTTCTAAAAATTGGTGTTTTTCAAAATAACGTTCTTACTGATGTTAAAAAGTTAAGTATTCAAAACTTTGACTTCATCTTTAAAGAGAACTCTTCTGTCATATACTCAAATGTTTCAAAAGAAATAACATCACTTCTTCCTAGAAATGCAAAGAATGCAAATGATCTTATTACTGATTTCCAAACATTTTATGATCAAAATAAATTAGGAATCGATCGTAAAGTCATTTCATATTACCTGCAAAAGAAATTTCCAAATGAAAAGCTTCTGCTAGTTGATACAGGAAGCTTTATTACACTTGATGAAATTGATCATGGAAAACACCTTGGTGGGCCAATTTTTTTAGGCTTAGGAAATTACCTAAGGTCATATCCAGAATTTTCGGCCAATCTTCCCCTACTTAGAGAAATTGACTTAACTGAAATGACAAATACACAGCAGGCCATCTCTCACGCTTATGCTGCCTATGTCGATATGATTACTTCTCAATTGAAAAAATATAATCAACATCGAATTATTCTCACAGGTGGAGACTCACAGAAGCTAAAAGATTGCGGTGAAATTCAGAACAACCTCATTCACCAAGCTCTATTTAGCCTACAAAATTCTTTTTAA
- the panC gene encoding pantoate--beta-alanine ligase, which produces MKLIQTRSDLMATMKEVSHDSLGLVATMGNLHAGHMSLLTSALETCEKVVVTIFVNPKQFGENEDLDSYPRTPEQDLILIKETAGERANDIVVFLPKDNREVYPAGFNTTVSVEGITKKLCGQSRPTHFSGVTTVVYQLFTLIKPSQAFFGQKDYQQVCVIRKMAHDLNLEIDIKTVPIKREESGLALSSRNGYLTKEEKEYALLLPNKLDELENLLIRTTWVDAQAQLNEILEETLKDTKWDYLEVLDSANLEDVESNTKEVVIAGAYFVGSKPTRLIDNRLVEITYA; this is translated from the coding sequence TTGAAGTTAATTCAAACGCGATCAGATTTAATGGCAACAATGAAGGAAGTGTCTCACGATTCACTTGGCCTTGTTGCTACAATGGGTAACTTACATGCGGGTCACATGAGCCTTCTGACAAGTGCTCTTGAAACTTGCGAAAAAGTTGTTGTGACAATCTTTGTAAATCCCAAACAATTTGGAGAAAATGAAGACCTTGATAGCTATCCTCGTACACCAGAACAAGACTTAATTCTTATCAAAGAAACTGCCGGTGAACGTGCTAATGATATCGTAGTTTTTCTTCCAAAAGATAATAGAGAGGTTTATCCAGCAGGATTTAATACGACAGTCTCAGTTGAAGGCATTACAAAAAAGCTATGTGGACAAAGCCGCCCTACTCACTTCAGTGGTGTAACAACAGTTGTCTATCAACTCTTTACACTCATTAAGCCAAGTCAGGCCTTCTTTGGACAAAAAGACTACCAACAAGTTTGTGTCATTAGAAAAATGGCCCATGACTTAAATCTTGAAATTGATATTAAAACCGTACCAATTAAACGTGAAGAAAGTGGCCTCGCCCTTTCATCTCGTAATGGTTACTTAACAAAAGAAGAAAAAGAATATGCTCTTCTTCTTCCTAATAAACTTGATGAATTAGAAAATCTTCTAATAAGAACAACTTGGGTCGATGCTCAAGCTCAGTTAAATGAAATCCTTGAAGAGACACTAAAGGATACTAAATGGGACTATCTTGAAGTTCTCGATAGCGCCAATCTAGAAGATGTTGAATCAAATACAAAAGAAGTTGTTATCGCAGGTGCTTACTTTGTCGGAAGTAAACCAACACGTCTTATCGATAACAGATTAGTGGAAATTACTTATGCTTGA